The genomic DNA CAACTATAAAGTAGGACGAATTACATCATTCATTAACCCTTGGGAGGATCCGCAGCACACAGGATATAACATTATCCATTCCTTAACTGCGCTAGGACATGGCGGCTTAACAGGAGCAGGATTCGGCCAAGGCATTCAGAAGCTGCATTACCTCCCGAATTCCTATAATGACTTTATATTCTCAGTCATTGGTGAAGAATTCGGTTTCATTGGAAGCATTATTTTCCTATTGTTATACACCTATTTTATATGGAGGGGACTGCTGGTCTCACTCCGCTGCTCCAGTACGTTCGGCTTGCTGACCGGCGTTGGGATTATGGGACTCATCGCCATCCAGGCCTTCGTTAATATCGGAGGCGTAACGCGAACGATCCCCATTACCGGCGTAACCCTGCCATTCATCAGCTACGGCGGCTCCTCCCTGCTGGTCATGATGGGAGCAATGGGCATTGTCCTCAGCATCTCGCGCGACTCCTCCCTGCCTGCAAAGCAGGAACGAACCAAATCGGTCGTTGTAAAGGATCCATCGTATGAGCTGAGCCATCCGAGACGCCGCCATTTATAGCAAGAACGAAAGAAGACTACGGGATCCCCGTAGTCTTCTTTCTTCCATACCGGTTCGGTTCTGAAATTCTCGAACGATCTATGTACCGTCACGCTGCACGATCAGATTTCATCATCCTTGAATGCAACGCCTTCAACTTTCACATTGACTTCCACGGTTTTAAGTCCTGTCATGCTTTCGACCGCTTCACGAACATTTTGCTGAAGCATCCGGCACACCTCGTGAATCGGCGTCTCGTACAGCACAATAATACGGAGATCAATTGCCGCTTCCAACTGACCGACTTCTACGGTGACGCCCTTTTGCACATTTTTGCCGCTTAACCGCTTCGCCCAGCCTTCGGACAAGCCGCCAGACATAGCCGCGATTCCCGGCGTTTCCAGGGCCGCCATCCCGGCGATTTTTGCAACGACGTCGTCTGAAATTCGAATAAGCCCATTATCTAACTGTAATTGTTCGGTCATGGTCAATTCCTCCTTCAACCTCATTATATTTATTGTAATTCCTATGCTGCTGTAAAGCAAATGTGGAATATTCTTTTGGTGTATCGTTTTTATTTTACCCAAATTGGTTATATTGAGTTTGATATATTCACGCAAAGCCGAGGTGCCAATATGCGAAAATATGTATCGCCAAGCCTGTTGATCATTTTCTTTATTTTAAGCGCCGCAGGGCATTACGCACACTGGCCGGCCACCCTGCAGTTTATCATTTCCGCCGTTGCTGTCATTTTTGTTGCCGGATTTCTGGGAAAAGCGACCGAAAGCGTAGCTCATTATGCCGGACAGCGCCTGGGCGGATTTCTGAACGCAACCTTCGGGAACGCTGCGGAGCTGATCATCGGCATTCTGCTCGTTCGCGAAGGATTATTCGACATGGTCAAAGCGAGCATTACCGGCTCGATTATCGGAAATCTGCTGCTTGTCCTCGGTTTAAGCCTGTTCGCTGGCGGATTAAAGCATAAAATACAACGGTACAACGTATCACTGGCGGGCATGAACGGCTCGTTGATGATCGTGGCGATTATCGCCTTGTTTGTACCAGCTATTTTCCTGCAGACGCACGTCCTCC from Paenibacillus woosongensis includes the following:
- a CDS encoding Asp23/Gls24 family envelope stress response protein; this translates as MTEQLQLDNGLIRISDDVVAKIAGMAALETPGIAAMSGGLSEGWAKRLSGKNVQKGVTVEVGQLEAAIDLRIIVLYETPIHEVCRMLQQNVREAVESMTGLKTVEVNVKVEGVAFKDDEI